The following nucleotide sequence is from Penaeus vannamei isolate JL-2024 chromosome 10, ASM4276789v1, whole genome shotgun sequence.
ATCAATGTTTATCAAAGTAATCCACATCTCGATAGAGACTGCTGTATTCATCAAATTACAGAGAGAACTATAGTGAAGTAATAGATGTTactatgataaaataaaaatataataaccataattataataataatgctaatgctaacagtaatatcattagtagcaataatattaataacaatagttacagccatcataataatgatattatgaacaacagaatgtaaaagaaagagacataaaaaaaataataaaaaaaatgtaaaataatgaaCCACAACATAAATCACTCACCACAGCCTTGCAACCACTGACGGAAATATTAATGTCTCAAAAATGCAGTCAGCTCTCGAAACGACGAAGACAAGTATTGagttgcctcctccccccccttactgAATCCCTACTCTTTACCAAAAGGCAagctatcccctccccccccttactgaATCCTTACTCTTTACCACAAGGCAAGCTATAAGGTCCTTGACAAGCTGTAGTAGCCTGAAGTCTGAAAAAATACACTCTGAATACAAACGTAATATAATGCTTTTAGTGTAaacatattcattctctctctctctctctctctcactctctatctctttctctttcacactctcctcttctttcctctatctaaAAAAAGAACACATTACTGAGAAATAAACCTGTACAATCCTGCTGATGCTTGCTAGTAAGCATGCCACTGAATGTGGACTCCCCCAACATACCATTTACAGATAATATCAAAATCCATAGGCTTGTGAAGAGCATTCTCATTCGACAAAGACCTCATTACATCAACAGCGCTCACAACCGCATTTCTCCCTCGGCTCTATAACACACTATTTTCTCTCCTCGCAGGCAGAGTCTTGCCCCTTTCTTCCTGCTTATTTGGCTTGCTCATGTAATTATAcacaatttatcttttattttttttttgttttttttacacactatatatagatataaaaaatcaaaaagaaaagaaaagaaaaaaagcctaactgtatataaaaaaaaaaaaaaattataatctttTTGTGCTTGCCTGGCctgaataaaacaaaatgttaAAGATAGACCTCGAACAAACTATTGTGCTTTTCTCTTGCAAACATGGCTTGATCTATTCGAGGAATCATAAATTCTAAAATCTGGACCAACTTTACCTGGATTTAAGGTCTTAAGAGTGTGAAAAAAACTCTCTTTAAATGTATCTTGTCATTAAAAGACTATTTTGGACTTTTTGGGAAATTGTTTGAGATGTAATAATTTCTTAGATTCAGGTAAAGGTGGAAACAGCTTTCTattaaaaggagataaaaagaaaaaacaataaaaagaaaaagaaagaaagaaaaaaaaataagaatcactCCAGGTGCATAGGTGGGACATAAACATTTTGTAAAGTACATTACCAATAATTTTGTGCACAAATTGTTATGTACCAGATGAATCACTGCAACACTGCAAAAGCCATGCAAGGCTAATTGGTTTATTCTTCAAGCTATTGAATATTCAATTTTATGTTATGGATACTAATGTATTTTCCATTGATATATTTCTAAAAATTCTGCAATCAAAGCTTGTGGCAAGAATAATACACATgcaattcctttttttaaaaagtCATTCTTTACAAAACCATGTAGGATGAAAAGGTATGAGATGGCAccaataataaaacatatttacTGGCTAATCCAATATAAATGGATGGGGCAAAATCAAAGTAGAATGTAGGCACAATTACTGACTGGGGTGAAAGCCACAGAAACACAAACCAAAAACTGTATAGGGTGCCAGCCAACTACTATTCATCTGCTGCAATGGCCTCCCTCAGTCTGTCACTGTGTAGGCCAAAGCACCCTTAAGCCTGGCCCAAGTTTCCTTCATTGTTTTCAGCAAGGTCTCTTTCATTGTTTCTGTTAAGATGCTCTTTGAGCAGCCTCTTGGTACGAATGGCTGCTGACTCCGGTAATGATGTGGTACTCGAGGTGGAGCTCCTGCACTGGGCATCTAGGTGTGGTAGGGAGCCACATAGGTGGCAGGAAAGAGCCCCCTGCGGTTGCCCATTTCGCCGCTCCACCAATGGGGGTCTGACCGGTCTGTGACAGTGATGACATCACCTCGTTTGAATTCCAACTCGCCCTGCTCCTGAGGGGTGAAGTCGTATAGGGCTTGCACTAAGAActggaaggaaaagataaaaaaatatataaataaatgcatgaccTGGAAATTATGAAGCTTCTGATTGCACATCTCACAGCAAGACGGAGGGCATTAACTAACAAATTTGAGAACCAACTCTACATACTTCTTCTGGAGTCATGTCTTTGAGCTTAATGTCGTGGGACCGGGACACAGATGCTGACCGATGGTACTCCACCAATTCATTTAGGGAGTTAAACTTGACAACCCAGAGGAAAAACTTGCCCTGTGTATCCCTCAAGACCTTAAAGTGTTGAACGCCATCTCCACATCTGCAAAGGAGAAATCACACATTAGAATGGGGAATGTTGTATTTTGCCATTCATGCATCTGGAGCTTATGCGTATCTGAGCACCCTCTGTACTTGTCATGTCCAGGTTCAAGACATCTTATATCAggcacaaagaaaatgaaaaagaaaaagagaagaaaagaaaaaagaaagaaagaaaaaaataaaaaaggaagataaaaacagACATGAGAGAAAATCCTCAGCTTTAATGATAGcacattattttcctcctttaaTCTCAGTTCCTAATCTTTATCAGTACAGATATCCAGGGTGAAGAATGTGGGTAGGAGAAGTTGGGCCATTGGGCAATAATCAAATATCTATTTAAACAATTAATAAATCTTAAATAGTAACACAGGGAACTAAATATTATAGATCAAAAGTGACATGTATAATCAATTTTAAAATGTAACAaagaaagaatcaagaaaaacacaaaacaactaCACAACATAAATAGAGTATGCAAATTTAAGCTTTTAAACATGCAGCTGTTTTATAACAACACTGTTCTAACAGAACAAGGTGCCTTAATAAGTCCTAAAATATCTCTAGAATAAATAAAGTCTTTGTTGAGTTTGGTTTTAAAAAACGTCACTTTATCTTTACTATAATTAAAGCAACCATTGTAGGTTTAAGTAtcatctgttattttttctatatattaacAGGAACTATTTGGCCTCAAGTTTTGTATAATCCTTATCAAATGTCAGATTCTTCATAAATTTCTGGAATTCATTAATATTAGTTTCCACACCAACAAGAGGTTTGTAATAAGCATAACTCAAAAGCATTATTTCATGTATCCCTGGTCAGAATAAACATTAACTGAaccagatggaaggagaggggagatggggagggagggagggagagggagagagagagagagagagagagagg
It contains:
- the drk gene encoding growth factor receptor-bound protein 2 isoform X5, with protein sequence MEAIAKHDFNATAEDELSFRKGQILKVLNMEDDMNWFRAELDGREGLIPSNYIEMKSHDWYYGRITRADAEKLLLNKHEGAFLIRVSESSPGDFSLSVKCGDGVQHFKVLRDTQGKFFLWVVKFNSLNELVEYHRSASVSRSHDIKLKDMTPEEFLVQALYDFTPQEQGELEFKRGDVITVTDRSDPHWWSGEMGNRRGLFPATYVAPYHT
- the drk gene encoding growth factor receptor-bound protein 2 isoform X4; translation: MEAIAKHDFNATAEDELSFRKGQILKVLNMEDDMNWFRAELDGREGLIPSNYIEMKSHDWYYGRITRADAEKLLLNKHEGAFLIRVSESSPGDFSLSVNVASDANVNPQSSQGCGDGVQHFKVLRDTQGKFFLWVVKFNSLNELVEYHRSASVSRSHDIKLKDMTPEEFLVQALYDFTPQEQGELEFKRGDVITVTDRSDPHWWSGEMGNRRGLFPATYVAPYHT